A stretch of Arachis hypogaea cultivar Tifrunner chromosome 15, arahy.Tifrunner.gnm2.J5K5, whole genome shotgun sequence DNA encodes these proteins:
- the LOC112750852 gene encoding uncharacterized protein produces MSDPNSVDVILEFLRRNRFTRAEAALRSELGNRSDVNGFLQKLKLEEKELCNVSHDDKGTTVLESRGSDSRDSVDGSKELIVKEIEYGTSRNNVESKRKAAASTGERNQSNEVGGTSDKNFSFSKGSEDNLLDLNSWKFGPGNGPAEPYQTYGGSGASNMLKTPMSQQSKSQTSEAVDAANRKAKSGEENAVPMERNSTWLGSSSKATAEPKYELIQSKEPRELDRQLKFSSSSLKENLVDNALSRNDDNVNLSLDPWKDCSVKTVFPFSTGTGDVSTSYNGSTYLGRKEEKRKEETSDARAAIKEQVDEVGRALYLGKLQGSSEQNNFSSLSFPLSPENQKEEFPRLPPVKIKSEDKQLAINWEEKFERDGLSAKLSGSTDNTLLIGSYLDVPIGQEIKTAGMRRPSGGSWLSVSQGIVEDTSDLVSGFATIGDGLSESIDYPNEYWDSDEYDDDDDVGYMRQPIEDEAWFLAHEVDYPSDNEKGTTHGSVPDPQERGPAKDDDDDQSFAEEDSYFSGEQYLHAKNAEPVTVSDDPIGLTVTEMYGGTNDIDTIGQYNGQLIDDEELNLMRVEPVWQGFVSQTNDRTMLVNGKLLNDSGRSRLEDICMEDDQHGSVRSIGVGINSDAADFGSEVHGSLIGGSSEGDLEYFRDRDVGIGGSKHSHDLDSISNKSIKSKKKSDKSELNKYIIGGDKDARLQMKTNNDVNFSFPQTLNDGQIIQAGPSKALWSSSCNVDERDDRLNAYVGTNDMLSSWRRKSSDSSPVKSSRDDNNANMVRSTNSSPTTLSNYGYTETDHAKLEEDEKGGTEREDELGASLDDEEAAAVQEQVRQIKAQEEEFETFNLKIVHRKNRTGFEEDKHFHVVLNSVIAGRYHVTEYLGSAAFSKAIQAHDLHTGMDVCVKIIKNNKDFFDQSLDEIKLLKYVNKHDPADKYHLLRLYDYFYYREHLLIVCELLKANLYEFHKFNRESGGEVYFTMPRLQSITIQCLEALQFLHSLGLIHCDLKPENILVKSYSRCEVKVIDLGSSCFETDHLCSYVQSRSYRAPEVILGLSYDKKIDIWSLGCILAELCTGNVLFQNDSPATLLARVIGIIGPIDQSMLAKGRDTYKYFTKNHMLYERNQESNKLEYLIPKKTSLRHRLPMGDQGFIDFVAHLLEVNPKKRPSAAEALKHPWLSYPYEPISS; encoded by the exons ATGTCAGACCCAAATTCAGTTGATGTGATTTTGGAATTTCTGAGGAGGAACCGGTTCACCCGGGCTGAGGCAGCCTTGCGTAGTGAACTCGGCAACCGTTCTGATGTGAATGGGTTCCTTCAGAAGCTTAAATTAGAGGAAAAGGAATTGTGTAATGTGTCGCATGATGATAAGGGGACGACAGTGCTAGAAAGCCGTGGCTCGGATTCTCGTGATAGTGTTGATGGTTCTAAAGAGCTGATTGTGAAGGAAATAGAGTATGGAACTAGTAGAAATAATGTTGAAAGCAAACGGAAAGCTGCTGCTTCTACAGGGGAGCGTAATCAATCCAACGAAGTGGGTGGAACAAGTGACAAAAACTTCAGTTTCTCAAAGGGTTCGGAGGACAATCTTCTTGATTTGAACTCATGGAAGTTTGGCCCTGGAAATGGTCCAGCGGAGCCTTACCAAACTTATGGTGGGAGTGGGGCTAGTAATATGTTGAAGACCCCGATGTCTCAGCAATCAAAATCTCAAACAAGTGAAGCTGTTGATGCAGCCAACAGGAAAGCAAAATCTGGGGAGGAAAATGCTGTGCCTATGGAAAGAAATTCCACTTGGCTTGGAAGTAGTAGTAAAGCCACTGCTGAACCAAAGTATGAGCTCATTCAAAGCAAAGAACCTAGGGAACTGGATCGACAGCTAAAATTTAGTAGTTCTTCTCTGAAAGAGAACTTGGTCGATAATGCTTTGTCGAGAAATGATGATAATGTGAATTTGTCATTGGACCCGTGGAAAGATTGTTCCGTGAAGACTGTTTTCCCGTTCTCAACGGGAACAGGGGATGTGTCTACGAGCTATAATGGGTCAACTTATTTAGgcagaaaagaggagaagagaaaggaagaaacaaGTGATGCCAGAGCAGCAATAAAAGAGCAGGTGGATGAAGTGGGGAGGGCTTTGTACTTAGGAAAGTTGCAAGGCAGTTCCGAACAGAATAATTTCAGCAGCCTAAGTTTCCCTCTTTCACCAGAGAACCAGAAGGAAGAATTTCCTCGGCTTCCTCCTGTTAAAATCAAGTCAGAAGATAAGCAGTTGGCTATTAATTGGGAGGAGAAGTTTGAGCGCGATGGACTGTCCGCAAAACTCAGTGGTTCTACTGACAACACTTTGCTTATTGGGTCATATTTGGATGTGCCCATTGGACAAGAAATTAAAACTGCAG GTATGAGGAGGCCTTCAGGGGGTAGTTGGCTGTCTGTGAGTCAAGGGATTGTAGAGGATACATCTGATCTTGTATCTGGTTTTGCAACAATTGGCGATGGGTTGAGTGAATCTATTGACTATCCAAATGAATATTGGGACTCTGATGAATATGACGATGATGACGATGTTGGGTACATGAGACAACCCATTGAGGATGAGGCCTGGTTTTTGGCACATGAAGTTGATTACCCTAGTGACAATGAAAAGGGGACCACACATGGAAGTGTTCCAGATCCTCAGGAAAGAGGTCCGGCCAAAGATGACGATGATGATCAGTCTTTTGCTGAGGAGGATTCTTATTTCTCTGGAGAGCAATATCTTCATGCGAAGAATGCCGAGCCAGTCACTGTTTCAGATGATCCCATTGGTCTTACGGTTACGGAAATGTATGGAGGAACGAATGATATTGACACAATTGGTCAATACAATGGACAATTGATTGACGATGAAGAATTGAATCTGATGCGAGTGGAACCTGTATGGCAGGGGTTTGTCTCCCAGACAAATGATCGCACCATGTTAGTAAATGGGAAGCTTCTAAATGATAGTGGAAGATCACGACTTGAAGATATCTGTATGGAAGATGATCAGCATGGTTCGGTTAGGTCAATTGGAGTGGGGATTAACAGTGATGCTGCTGACTTTGGCAGTGAAGTGCATGGAAGTTTGATTGGGGGTAGTAGTGAAGGGGATTTAGAATATTTCCGTGATCGAGATGTCGGGATTGGTGGCTCCAAACACAGTCATGATTTGGATAGCATTTCGAACAAATCgataaaaagcaagaagaaaagtgacAAGAGTGAGTTGAATAAATACATCATTGGGGGTGATAAAGATGCACGCTTACAGATGAAAACAAATAATGATGTGAACTTCTCATTCCCCCAAACTTTAAATGATGGCCAGATTATTCAAGCTGGTCCCAGTAAGGCTCTATGGTCAAGTAGTTGTAATGTGGACGAAAGAGATGACCGTCTTAATGCATATGTGGGAACCAATGACATGCTTTCTTCTTGGAGGCGAAAGAGCAGCGATTCTTCTCCCGTTAAAAGTTCTAGGGATGATAATAATGCTAATATGGTAAGGTCAACAAACTCTTCGCCGACCACATTATCAAATTATGGGTATACTGAAACAGATCATGCCAAGCTAGAAGAGGATGAAAAAGGTGGCACTGAAAGGGAAGATGAACTAGGCGCCTCACTAGATGATGAAGAGGCTGCTGCTGTGCAAGAGCAGGTAAGGCAAATAAAAGCGCAGGAGGAGGAGTTTGAAACCTTCAATCTGAAGATTGTGCACAGGAAAAACAG AACTGGCTTTGAGGAAGACAAGCATTTCCATGTTGTTTTGAATTCGGTAATAGCCGGCCGTTATCATGTCACTGAGTATCTGGGATCTGCTGCATTTAGCAAAGCTATACAAGCTCATGACCTGCACACGGGCATGGATGTTtgtgttaaaattataaaaaacaacAAGGACTTCTTTGACCAAAGCCTTGATGAAATCAAGCTTCTGAAGTATGTCAATAAGCATGATCCCGCTGACAAGTATCACCTTCTGCGATTATATGATTATTTCTATTATAGA GAACATTTGTTAATAGTATGCGAGCTACTTAAAGCCAATTTGTACGAGTTTCATAAATTCAACAGAGAATCAGGCGGTGAAGTCTACTTCACAATGCCTAGATTACAG TCAATTACCATTCAGTGTTTGGAAGCACTTCAGTTTTTGCACAGCCTTGGACTAATACATTGCGACCTAAAGCCGGAGAACATTTTGGTTAAAAGCTATAGCAGATGTGAGGTGAAAGTCATTGATCTTGGAAGTAGTTGTTTTGAGACGGATCACCTTTGCTCCTATGTTCAGTCCAGGTCCTATCGTGCACCTGAGGTCATTTTGGGGCTTTCATATGACAAGAAGATTGATATTTGGTCACTTGGATGCATCTTGGCAGAACTTTGCACTGGCAAT GTTCTTTTCCAAAATGATTCCCCTGCAACATTACTCGCCCGGGTGATTGGGATCATTGGTCCAATTGATCAAAGTATGCTTGCAAAGGGACGAGATACATACAAGTACTTCACCAAAAATCATATGCTTTATGAACGGAATCAG GAATCCAACAAGTTAGAATACCTGATCCCGAAAAAGACGTCATTGAGGCATAGATTGCCTATGGGAGATCAAGGtttcattgattttgttgctCATTTGCTCGAGGTTAACCCAAAGAAGCGGCCCTCTGCGGCTGAGGCCTTGAAGCACCCTTGGTTATCATACCCCTATGAACCCATATCATCTTGA
- the LOC112750853 gene encoding uncharacterized protein isoform X1: MVPMHHQQRFPTPIPCLHHPLHLFINRELTTQCLLLQIILHGFLILVLVTMLQLIHQIYYPPHQALQTRTGSMEVIVQFLQHPTIQQWKALKRILQYLRDAD; encoded by the exons ATGGTACCCATGCATCACCAACAGAGGTTCCCTACTCCAATTCCATGCCTTCACCACCCTCTCCATCTTTTCATCAACCGTGAGCTTACTACACAGTGCCTACTTCTACAAATAATACTGCATGGTTTCCTGATTCTGGTGCTAGTCACCATGTTACAGCTGATCCATCAAATTTACTATCCTCCACACCAAGCATTGCAGACTCGGACAGGCTCTATGGAGGTAATCGTACAG TTTTTGCAGCATCCAACTATTCAACAATGGAAAGCTCTCAAACGCATACTTCAATATCTAAGAG ATGCAGACTAG
- the LOC112750853 gene encoding uncharacterized protein isoform X2: protein MVPMHHQQRFPTPIPCLHHPLHLFINRELTTQCLLLQIILHGFLILVLVTMLQLIHQIYYPPHQALQTRTGSMEVIVQHPTIQQWKALKRILQYLRDAD, encoded by the exons ATGGTACCCATGCATCACCAACAGAGGTTCCCTACTCCAATTCCATGCCTTCACCACCCTCTCCATCTTTTCATCAACCGTGAGCTTACTACACAGTGCCTACTTCTACAAATAATACTGCATGGTTTCCTGATTCTGGTGCTAGTCACCATGTTACAGCTGATCCATCAAATTTACTATCCTCCACACCAAGCATTGCAGACTCGGACAGGCTCTATGGAGGTAATCGTACAG CATCCAACTATTCAACAATGGAAAGCTCTCAAACGCATACTTCAATATCTAAGAG ATGCAGACTAG